Genomic DNA from Deltaproteobacteria bacterium HGW-Deltaproteobacteria-2:
TCTTATGTGGATAACAATTTAATTTTTACTAAAGAAATAATGGATAAGCAGTTATCCAAGATTAAGGACACTGCTGCCGCCCTGGATTTCGCTATTCAAAGAGAGCTGGATTCAATTTTGTATTATCACGAAATTAAAAAGCTGGTTCCAGCGGCTCAGCATGACGCGATCGAGAAGATAATCGAGGAAGAGAGAAAACATTTTCTGTCTCTGACGGAAATGAAAAAATGTATGGCGTAACAAACCAATTATATTTGCAACTGACTATTAAAAAAAGCCGCCCCAAAAGGCGGCTTTTTTATGGTCATCCAATGAATGGTCACTTCTTTCTTTTACAAAGTCACACTTGGTTGCATCACTGAGAATCAATGATTACCATTTGTAACATTAAAAAATTGCTTATAAAGAATTTTGTGTAAATGATTTTTCGTCTCAGAAGGTTGGCAGTGTTTATTCAACGTGCCGATTCAGCGACGGCAAGGAAGCAACCCTATCATCAAAACCGGTAGTTGAGTTCCAGCATATGAAGATCTGCCCCCGTATGCTGATGTCCGTAAATTGCGGCATCGGAATAGTGCAGATACCGATAGCCCACTCCCAGCCGTTTGAAGAGCGGTATGCTAACGCCCGCGGTCAGTGCAAATTGGAAGTATCCGCCGAAGTCTTGCGTTCCAAAGGTATGCCTGCTAAGAAGAGCCCCACCAGCTCCCATATCTAATGTAAATCTCCCATCTTGACTGCCAAAGGTAACCAAGGGAATGAGAGAAACGACCAACGCGGTTGCCCCGGCGCCATAAAGAGCACCGACACTGGTCATCAGCCTTATTTCGGATCCCCATCCTGATTTGGAATACCACGATGCCCAAGGCAGCCTGAAGTTCGCCGCCACGTCGAATTCTCCAAACTCTTCCGGCGCCACATCCCCGAGCACGTCAGTGTTTGAGAAGTTCACCCGTATACTGACGCTTAGCAACCTCAGTTTGATAGGAGCCTGCTTATCGTGTTCACATAAATCAAAACTCCTTCCTAGTATTGCCACTTTTTTTGTAGTGTAAGATGTTGTTGGAGTGTCGTAGCCGACAGCGGCGATGGACCGTTCATAAAGGCTTGCAGCTTGGGTATCGGCGGTCCAGACAAGAAACAACGCGACTACATATAAACTGATGTAGGAGGACTTAGCTATTTTAACCATAGGTGATTTTATATCATTTTTCAGAGGGAATAACACCATTGATTACGGATTGAAGTCTTGTATTTTAATCAAGATGGATGGTTTGTTTCTTACAGGAAGAACATATCAGCTAAGTAAGATTTTTTGTTTTAGCCGCTTCGTCAAATTTAAGGGCTGTGCAAAAGCTTGTCCCGTACTTGATACGGGATGTCCAGATGCAAGGCGCGCATCCGGCATTCGCCGGATTCACTCCGCAGGCACCCGCCCGAAGCGTATAACCTAAAGATAACACGTATGCATACCATTCGATTTCAAAGGATAACGAGGCGGCAAGGAGGAGGCGACGAGGCGTATTATACATACGTTGAGGATGCCGACGACGAAGTCAACAAAGTTAGCCGAAGAAAGCGAATTGGTATCAGTTCTTCAGAGCGTATTTCTTGAGTTTGTACCGCAACATGCGTTCCGATATTCCTAAAATTTCGGCGGCTTTTGTCTGGTTATCTTGTGTCTTTTCCATTGCCTCGATAATTAATTTCTTTTCTAAATCATCGACCGAATCGCGTAAAGCACCAGAGACTTTCTTTTCGGAATCATCAGCGGGTAGTATCGATTTGAATGGTAAATCCTCTGTCGTAATGTATTGATTGCGCGCAATTACTACTGCCCTTTCAATAATATTAACCAGTTCGCGAACATTTCCCGGATAATCGTATTTTAAAAGAACGTCACGTGCCTGGGCTGTCAGTCCCTGAATATTTTTCCCGTTCTCGGCGGCAAATTTATCAATAAAATGATTGATCAAAAGGCTTAAATCTTCTTTTCTTTCTTTCAATGGCGGCAGGGACATGGTCACAACTTTCAGACGGTAAAAAAGATCTTCGCGAAAAGTTCCTTCTTTAACTTGTGTTTCCAAATCGCGATTGGTTGCGCTGATAATTCTGACATCGACCTGTAGATTAACATTACTGCCCAGACGTTGGAATTCCCGCTCCTGCAAAAAACGCAAAAGTTTAACCTGTATGGTCGGACTTAGCTCTCCTATTTCGTCAAGAAAAAGCGTACCGCCATCGGCTTCTTCGAATCGGCCGATGCGGCGGGAAGACGCGCCGGTAAAAGAGCCTTTCTCGTGGCCGAACAATTCGCTTTCCAGTAAATTTTCATGCAGGGTCCCGCAATTGACAACAACGATTGATTTGTGCGCCCGGGGGCTCAATTGGTGAATCAATCGTGCCAGTAATTCTTTCCCGGTTCCGCTTTCTCCCTGAATTAAAACGGATGCTTTGCTTGCGGCTACACGTCCCGCCAGATTGATCAGCTCAGCCATGCGCTGGCTTTTGAAGATAATTTTATCCGCGGTAACGCCGCGTTTGCTTAAATCTTCCTTTAAAAGCTTATTCTCCTGAATCAGCTGTCTTCTTTCCGCTATCCTGTTGACCAGAATTATTAGTTCATCCAGTTCGACAGGTTTTGTTATATAATCAATTGCGCCTGCTTTTAAGGCTTCAACCGCCGTTTCGATTGTTCCGTAAGCGGTGATTATAATCACGTCTATTTCCGGATTGATGTGTTTTACTTCTTTGAGAACCTGCAGACCATCCATTCCGGGCATCTTGTAGTCCAGAAGAATTAAATCAAAGTGACCACTCCGGACTGTTTTAAGCGCTTTTTCTCCTTCTTCCGCTTCCATCACCGTATGACCTTCGGAACGCAGAAAATCGCGCAGCATTTCTCTTTGGGATTGACCGTCATCGACAACAAGAATACTCAGCTTTTGCATGAATTTTTAGTCCTTATCTTTTGAGGGTGTTTCATTGAATCTTTCACGAGGCAAAATAACTTCAAATATCGTTCCTTTACCTTTTCTGCTGATTACTTGTATATCTCCTCCATGACCGCGGATGATTTCAAAAGCCAAAGGTATACCTAATCCTACGCCCTTTTCTTTGGTTGTATATTCAGGACTGAAAATCTTTTCGATTTCTTCCGCTGTCATGCCGCAGCCGGTATCGGAAATTCTGGTGATAATATAATTCTTTCCATGCTTATCCACTGTAATGGTAATTTTACCTTCTGCCTCTGTTATCGATTCCATGGCATTTTTGATCAAGTTGAGAAATGCCTGCTGAAGCTTATTGACGTCCATGGACATCAAAGCCGGATTTTCCCGCCATGTTGTTTCAATGGTAATACCTCGGGTTGATGCTTCCTCACGGATAAGGGTGACTATTTTTTGCAGCACTTCCGTGATGGAGAATTTAGAGAAATCCAGCCGTCGGCTTTTGGAAAAGGTCAGGAACTCTTCAATTATGGAGTTGAGACGCTTGATTTCGTCTTTGATAACGCCGGAAAGATTTTGGAAATCAGCCTCTTTTGGGGGGTCGGAAGGAACAAAATCACGCTTAAGCCTTTGAGCTGCTATGCTGATGGCGTTTAAAGGGTTGCGAATTTCATGTGCCACTCCGGCTGCCAGTTGTCCTAAAGAAGAAAGCCTTTCCGCTTTTTCCAGCTGCCTTTCCATTTCAACAATTCCGGCCAGATGCTGGTTCTGATCATGATAAAGCAGCCACATGGAAAGCAAAGCGATTGCGACGATAAAAAACATGAAGACAAAGATATGTTGACGGTTTTCGGCAATACTTTTATCCATAGAACTGCGATCAAGGCCGATTCTCACGATACCGACAATTTTTTTGTCCACAAACAAGGGTGCCACTAAATCTAAAATTTTATGGTCAGCGTAATTAATTTTCCTGCTGGCAATTTTTATCCTTCCGGCTAAAATTTCTTCAAGCTTGAAATCGTTCTTGCTTAAACCGGGGGCAAACTGGCCGACGCTACTGAGCAGTTTGTTTTGATCATTGATGATTTGCATGTAGACGATGCCGTGGCCTTCGCCTATTTTGTTCATTCCTTTTTCTCCGGCGACCTTCAAACTCCAGTAAATTAATCCGGCTTTGTCCAGATTTATTACCACTGTGCCGCTGTTATCCTTACGCCTTAAACCTATAAAACCTATTTTCTGTTTTTCCCGTATTTTCTCTAATAGTTCCAAAGTAGTTAATTTTTTGCCATTTTTAAAAAGATCGCTTGAATCCAGCATGTTTGTTTGTAAAACATTGCTTTGATGAACCGCATTTCCCTGAGCGTTTAATAAACCGATGTATAAAAAATTGTTATCAACGGCAAATTTATGCAGGTAATCGTTGTTTGTTTTGCCTTTTTTCCATTGCTCATCCAGGGCCAAAGCCATTTTTGTTATTGCTTCGATTACCCATTTTTTGGAATAAGAAGCTTCGTCCTGGCTGGCATTCTTTATATTGGAAGCTTTTTTTTCAGGTGTGGCAATTATACTTTTTAAATTTTCTTCAGTTAAACGCTGCAGCACGCCGATGGTGCTCAGGGCCTGATCTTCCATAAATGCTATGAGATTATTTTCACTTCGTTGGATTTCCAAAAATCCTGTAGTCAGAATCAAGGCTACAAAAATAGCGCTGACAATAGCTACAGCTAAAGGCTGGAGAAAGGGATCATTGTAATTGTGAGCTTTGCGGCGAACAATCAAATCTTTTTTTCTAAAAAAAATCATTTTTACCCTGATAATCTTATTTTGTTAGTCACTTTAAGCTATTTAAGGAAAAAGTCAACGGCTAATCCCCCATGACCCGACATTTTTGTCGAAAAAATAGCAAACACTGCGATTTACAATTAAATATTTGAATTTATTATGTTATTTAAAATAAGCAGGTATGTTTTCCGACATTTATTGCCGCCAACATAAAATGGTTATTCGGTACTCTTGGCACTGTTTAAAATTATTTACTAACAATATTAAATATTTACAATGATCGTATCATTAGTGGTACGATAAATGCTTTAAATAATGGCAAGTTCGTTTTTTGTCGACTATAAATAACGGGTATGATTAGCCGACAACAAAACAACCAAGAAGGTATTTAACCTTCTCTCTTCATTCCTCAGGGAGGCCTTAACCAAGCCTCCCTTTCCTTTTGCGCAAAACTCAGTCATCTCCAGAATTTATTTTCTTGTTGTGCCAATATTTTAATCTTTCTTTAATGGTTTTCTCAAATCCGGTATCTTTGGGTTGGTAAAATATCTGCCCCTTAATTTCATCCGGCAGATATTCTTGCTGTACATAACCGTCGGAGTAATCGTGGGCGTATTTATAGTCCTTGCCGTAGTCAAGTTCTTTCATTAATTTGGTCGGAGCATTGCGAATATGTAAAGGAACGGGCAAATATCCGGTTGTTTTAATTGTTTCTTTAACTTTGCCATAACCAACGTACAATGAATTGCTTTTAGGTGCCGTGGCCAGGTAAACTGCTGCCTGGGCTAGCGCCAGTTCTCCTTCCGGCAGACCGATAAAATGAAAAGCCTGTTGGGCGGCCATAGCAATAACCAAAGCCTGTGGATCAGCGTTGCCCACATCTTCCGAAGCGAAGCGAATCATGCGCCGAGCAATGTACAGAGGATCTTCTCCGGCGGCAAGCATTCGTCCCAGCCAGTAAAGTGCGGCATCAGGGTCACTGCCGCGCAAGCTTTTGTGCAAAGCCGAAATTAAATTATAATGCTCTTCGCCGTCTTTATCGTATAAAAGCGATTTCTTCAGCAGGGCTTCTTGAGCAAATTTCAAAGAGATAACTCTTTCATCCTCCTGCAAGTTTTGCACCATGGATACAATGGCTTCCAGATTATTCAGGGCACTGCGGGCATCGCC
This window encodes:
- a CDS encoding AAA family ATPase; the encoded protein is MKTLDLFSDGKTGDVKDLAPLAERMRPQNISEYIGQRHLLSEGCLLKRAIDEDKLFSMIFWGPPGSGKTTLARILARETKSNFVSFSAVLSGVKEIRAVIDEARELLERKKMKMILFVDEIHRFNKAQQDAFLPHVESGLITLIGATTENPSFEVIAPLLSRTRVLVLKPFSEEDLLAILENALKDKQKGFGQISIKIDPNVLRYIVSLADGDARSALNNLEAIVSMVQNLQEDERVISLKFAQEALLKKSLLYDKDGEEHYNLISALHKSLRGSDPDAALYWLGRMLAAGEDPLYIARRMIRFASEDVGNADPQALVIAMAAQQAFHFIGLPEGELALAQAAVYLATAPKSNSLYVGYGKVKETIKTTGYLPVPLHIRNAPTKLMKELDYGKDYKYAHDYSDGYVQQEYLPDEIKGQIFYQPKDTGFEKTIKERLKYWHNKKINSGDD
- a CDS encoding two-component system response regulator (DNA-binding response regulator in two-component regulatory system with ZraS; response regulator/sigma54 interaction protein) translates to MQKLSILVVDDGQSQREMLRDFLRSEGHTVMEAEEGEKALKTVRSGHFDLILLDYKMPGMDGLQVLKEVKHINPEIDVIIITAYGTIETAVEALKAGAIDYITKPVELDELIILVNRIAERRQLIQENKLLKEDLSKRGVTADKIIFKSQRMAELINLAGRVAASKASVLIQGESGTGKELLARLIHQLSPRAHKSIVVVNCGTLHENLLESELFGHEKGSFTGASSRRIGRFEEADGGTLFLDEIGELSPTIQVKLLRFLQEREFQRLGSNVNLQVDVRIISATNRDLETQVKEGTFREDLFYRLKVVTMSLPPLKERKEDLSLLINHFIDKFAAENGKNIQGLTAQARDVLLKYDYPGNVRELVNIIERAVVIARNQYITTEDLPFKSILPADDSEKKVSGALRDSVDDLEKKLIIEAMEKTQDNQTKAAEILGISERMLRYKLKKYALKN